CGtctggaaaaggttgcccctcagattcctatcaaatctttccctctcacctatgACTTCTgcctcttaattcccctactctgggtaaaagactctgtgcatttactctatctatccccctcatgatctgTATAAGATCATcagtcatcctcctgcgctccaagggataaagtccaagcctgcccgatctctccctatagctcagtctggGATAGTTAACCAAAGTTATATTTTCAAAAGTAATCAGCAGAATTTCGGTAAGTTGATCAAACATTTTTTTGACAGTCATTAAAACGTGGGACATTTAACAATAACAATACGAGCTCAGATTCCATGATGCCTTTCTGCAAACATAATGTCAGATAACCCCACAAGCTAACTCACTTCAAGTGAAAGTCTGCAGCTAACTAAACCATTTGACCATTTAAAagagctagtatgggtattgtaggctgaatggcctcttgagGTAAGATTCCATGATTCTAATTCCAAATAATGAATTCTGATGGAATTAATTGTCCATTTGCATCCAAGAAATTATAATTGGCACAATTAGCCAAACCCTGCATAAATCTTGTGTTTAAAGTCAGTCATCTGGTATACATATATTTTCTGGTATATTTTATCGGGAttcaccacagcttggtttgggaacagcaccatccaagaccacaagaaattgcagaaaattgtatACGTAGCCCAGACTGTCACCCAAACCAATCTCCcattcattgactccatctacacctcacgctgcctcggcaaggccagcagcatcatcaaggacgagtcgcaccccggccactccctcttctcccctctccctctgggcaaaaggtatagaagtatgaaaacgcacacctccagattcagggacagtttcttcccagctgttatcaggcaactgaaccgtcctctcaccaacaatAGCAGACCTGAGATACTATCGACctaattggagatcctcggactatgtttaattggactttactgcactttattttgcactaaatgttatttatttcatactgctacgattgtaatcatgtatggtctttcctctgacaggttagcatgcaacaaaaagcttttcactgtacctcagtacacgtgacaataaactaaacgtgaGGGTTGTTGCTCCTCACCTCGTAACATTTGAGTTATTGCGGATGGTAGAGCTCTGGGGTGATTTGGTTTAAGCAGGGAATGAATAAtatcttgtgtaagaaggaactgcagatgctggtttaaaccgaacactgacacaaaaaactggagtaattcagcgggaccggcagcatctctggagagaaggaatgggtgacgttttgggtcgagacccttctacagacgaagaagggtttcgaccccaaacgtcacccattccttctcaccagagatgctgagtttctccagctttttgtgtctatcttgggaataATATCCTGCTGTATTACCACGTTTTGAGTGGAGGCTGTAAAGTGACTCCGCTGCCTCAGTGTAACAAGGCACAGGCACTAAATCGCGGCCATCTTGTTTCCAGAACCGAGCAGCCAGAGTCCGCGTGGCCAAAGGTGACAAGCCAGTCACGTACGAGCAGGCACATCCGCCTCACCACATCGCCCACAGGAAAGGATGGCTGTCCCAGCACACCAGTAAGTGACATCGTTttcttttgaagatagacacaaaaagctggagtaactcagcgagtcgggcagcatctctggagaaaaggaataggcgacatctcgggtcctttaaaaccgagatgagaaaaaacttttccacccggagagttatgaatctgtggaattctctgccacagaaggcagtggaggccgattcactgagtGAAtctaaaagagagttagatagagctctttggggctaccggaatcaaggggtatggggagaaggcgggcacgggttactgattgtggatgatcacaatgaatggtggtgctggctcggccgaatggcctcctcctgcacctattttctatgtttctagtcagcCACAGATGGTGCATCCTCCCTTCAGATCCCTTGCTCTTCAGAACATACCTTTGCCAAGATTAATGATATTTCTCCTTAAATATCTGCCCGGTGATCCACCTTCCCACTGCAAGATTGTTATTGCACAGCAGCACAAGATTGAGAGAGTTATTATTCAGTGCTGTTTAATTGTCCTGCTTTAAAATATTTTAGAAGGCGTTACACTTAATGCTGCATGGACCCAATAGCTGCCAGGAGAGACGGCAATATGTCTGTCTACCTGTGGGTGGTGCTGTTGAGGTGTGAGCCATATTTGCGCCGCATGTTAAATGCATCTTTGGCATCCTCAGGCAACCTGGATGGTGAAGGTGGGGCCGCAGAGCGCACCATTGAAGATGTCTTCATCCGCAAGTTTATTTACGGGACTTTCCACGGGTGTCTGGCCAATGAGGTGGTGCTGAAGAGAAGAGCGAACACTATCATCATCTGTGCCATCTTTATTCAGAAGCTTCCACCACAGAAGTTCTATTTCCTAATCGGCTACACAGAGAGTCTGCTGTCCCACCTGTACAAATGCCCCGTCAAGATGGAAGTGCAGACAGTGGAGAAGAAGGTTGTGTACAAGTATATCTGACACAATGCacagaggtggcacggtggcgcagcagtagagttgctgccctgcagcaccagagacccgggttcgatcccgactgcgggtgctgtctgtacggagtttgcat
Above is a window of Leucoraja erinacea ecotype New England chromosome 35, Leri_hhj_1, whole genome shotgun sequence DNA encoding:
- the mrps24 gene encoding 28S ribosomal protein S24, mitochondrial, which translates into the protein MSARSARPLPTTPRGSNMAAPMVTSSGCRRRVVSLWQCAWRRNMQTTAPCLKNRAARVRVAKGDKPVTYEQAHPPHHIAHRKGWLSQHTSNLDGEGGAAERTIEDVFIRKFIYGTFHGCLANEVVLKRRANTIIICAIFIQKLPPQKFYFLIGYTESLLSHLYKCPVKMEVQTVEKKVVYKYI